The window atatttccgccTTGATTTAGGCTACCCCACATTACATCCTTTGTTTCCAAATTTTAACATTAGGTgaccaaaggctcaatgtgctgccttaatatattgaggtatttacctgagtttaagtttttatggtatatactatatgccaaatatctattatctaaaaccgcacaccatacattgaaccccaatcttcttagaacactcagagacttcatcggtccagatgacattttgaacaaacagcagattatttcatttttctaaatatcatctacaaaattgtaatcttagattgacatctctgacacgtaaataatgagttagccccgctttgtatggtttatacttatttttctttcatattcgggagcgcGGCtgttgggtcagacgtcttgttcaaCTTCACTGCAAGATGTTAAAGGATTTATCGCAAGtgaagccaacacattgacttcatcctcttccaggtcattttggtatgttttgcacgtggtttggggaaggaccaaaaatctattaaattttctgctaatcggctgaaggttcttacgtgcggttgtcttctttccggataccttgtgaaatataattccgcggctaacgaggcattcttatttgataacatatagcattccatcatgttacatttttcataattttcgaaattaattgtaaagttttattcagttttgttatactttgacacttaacatgctggtgcttcgtaccagcacataatgccagagttgttatcgaatatttaaatacaaactttggcaattatttgatacattatgttccatcgtagtatgtatggttatcaccatagcaacattaacttttaaatacatacattagttttagatagaacaaaatgaatttttgttaattattcaacaactataagaaatataccccacaaactatatatatttgttatcagaagaaaataacaaattattttaggtcatagccaactatggtttccatttaaaaaaataaagttacgtctaaaatctcgaaaataaaagatgggaaaaaaattctacctacgccactgaatttttcgtaaaaagttgcccatataatattttatttataatactccatctttgataataagtgagatattcgcgattgtcgttttcgcaaaatttgcagtttttgccgatagagcgaaaacaaaagacgatagctatTCGGAGtattcggcattagcattttctcgaaaaacgagatcatgacatgtaagctactttttttctatctcttttagtttcggagttagcctatgcggacatcgaaattgggacatcCTGTACAACATATGTGGGACTGATCCAGAGAATAATATGGCTATAACATCTGGAAAGGATGCATGGAGACAGAGGATAATTGTAGAATGAACACTAAACAACAATGTGTTCGCGAACGACAATAGGTGGCGTGTAGAGACGAGATGTACGAACTAAAACAAGTCGGTGTGCATCATCGGAAGAAGAAGGAAGTGTCGTGTGGACCAAATAATGTATAGCGTTTAGTTTAATCAGTTACATACTCTTTTTTTGTGTTCTAAGTAAAGTTAATATATTTGTTACAAGAGAGCTGACTAATTTAACGAATAACAATTGCAGCGGTGAGATAAATATCTGAAATCAGTGTAAAACCTGTGGTAAAACGGTGAAGGGCGTACGTGCCGAGCGACGACGTGGCGAGACAACACATGTGTCGGgttcgatttttataagaacaAAAGACGTTTATCAGgtgaactttatttttattttacgatGGAAAGTTTGTCAAATAATCCTACAATTAATGCTAATATTAAATCGGCACCAGCGCATGCAATAAAAGCCATACATAGATTGATTTTTGAATACGATGGCGACCGAAGAAATCGACAAAGATTAAGAGAGTTTCAAGGGTTCTCATTTGACGAAGACTCCGatgattttaacaataaattaaaatacatcAAAGAGAACCTAACGCTGAAAGATCTGGTTGCATGTTGTGTGTTACATGTCGACTTTGATAGTGTTACTGTCGACGATATACCGAAGAAGGTTTGCATGACCTTGAgcgatttgaataaattagCGTTGAGTATGAAAGCTACCGAAGAACACGAAAAAAGCAACAGCGGAGGTAAGAGTAATGAAGAGATGCAAGAAAACGATGATACTGATGACAACAATGGAGACGACGATGAGGGCACCgatgatgatgaaaatgtAGACGAAAGACGAAGTTGTGGTTCTAGGACTACACCAAAGACGACGAATAAGAAGAAAACTAAAACGTACGAAGATGATTTATGCATGACGACGAAGTTTATGATGACATTCAGGGATGTCGAAGACACGATTCGACCCTTTGATGGCAAAGGTGATTGTGCGATAGACACCTGGATGGAAGAATTCGAAGAAAACGCTGTTTTATTGGAATGGACAGAcgtgcaaaaatttatttattgcaaGAAATTGCCAAGAGGAGTAGCAAAGCTATTTATCCAGAGTGAAAGAGGAATCACGACATGAAAAAagctgaaaataaaattagaagatGAGTTTGGCAAAAAACAGTGCTGACTTGCACAAAATGCTGTCACAGAGACGAATGAAGAGTGATGCAACAGTGGGAGAGTACTTTTTGAAAATGCGAGAATTAGGAAGTCGAGGAAACGTAGAGAAAGATGCATTGTATCAATACATAATAGATGGGATAGAAGACGAATCAACAAACAAAACTGTTTTGTACGGAGCGAAAAACAATAgtgaatttaaagaaaaactggAGATTTACGACAAGATAAGGAAGCAGAAGCAAACAAGAACAAGCAGGCCGAGACAACATGAACAAAAAGATGACGAGACCAGGCCAAGAGAGAAACCAAAATGTTGTTATAACTGTGTTGAAAAAGGTCATTTTGCAGCTGAATGTAAATTCAAGGAGAAGGGCCTCAAATGCTTCAACTGCAAACAATTTGGACATAAAGCAAACGACTGTTCAAAGAAATCATCTACACTCACAAATGTGAAACAACCATCAGTAAAGAAAGTTGCAACGATGGAAGAGAAAAGTGAATATTACAAAGACGTGAACATCGATGGAAGTGACGTTGTCACGATGAGAGAAGAGACAGCCATTGAGATGAACATACAGTATGTGCCACACCAGATTAAACTGAGAGGTTTCGGACAAGGAATGTGCGAATCTGTAGGAAAGAGAACATTGCTGTTAGAGATAGATGGAGTCAAAATCGAAGCGGTTGTTCTGATTGTACCAAATGAAGCGCAACAGGAATCGATGATAGTGGGACAGAGTGCATTGGATCAGCCAGGGATAAGAGTAACCAAAGAAAATAAGATGCTTACCATCGAAAATATTTCCAGAATAGAAAAAACAAGATGTCAGAACGAATATGTGAACATAAATTCGGGCATAGGTTGTGACGAGATTCAAAGTGTTCGAGACTTGGTAAGTCATTTTGATTCAGTTTTCTCTACGAACTCCTGTGACATTGGCACCACTGACCTGGTAACTATGAACATTGATCTTACAAGTCAGGATGTAGTGCGGTGCAGACCATATAGACTACCATACGCGGAACGGGAGAGTGTGAAATCTATGATAGACGATCTTTTGAAAGCCGGCATCATTCGCGAATCAACATCGGAATATTCAAGCCCAGTGATTTTAGTTCCTAAAAAAGACGGTTCGCAAAGACTGTGCGTAGACTATAGACGCTTAAATGCCATAACGCGAAAATCACATGTGACGATGCCCTCGATTGACGAACAGTTAGAC of the Onthophagus taurus isolate NC chromosome 10, IU_Otau_3.0, whole genome shotgun sequence genome contains:
- the LOC139431609 gene encoding uncharacterized protein, with product MESLSNNPTINANIKSAPAHAIKAIHRLIFEYDGDRRNRQRLREFQGFSFDEDSDDFNNKLKYIKENLTLKDLVACCVLHVDFDSVTVDDIPKKVCMTLSDLNKLALSMKATEEHEKSNSGGKSNEEMQENDDTDDNNGDDDEGTDDDENVDERRSCGSRTTPKTTNKKKTKTYEDDLCMTTKFMMTFRDVEDTIRPFDGKGDCAIDTWMEEFEENAVLLEWTDVQKFIYCKKLPRGVAKLFIQSERGITT
- the LOC139431610 gene encoding uncharacterized protein, with amino-acid sequence MRELGSRGNVEKDALYQYIIDGIEDESTNKTVLYGAKNNSEFKEKLEIYDKIRKQKQTRTSRPRQHEQKDDETRPREKPKCCYNCVEKGHFAAECKFKEKGLKCFNCKQFGHKANDCSKKSSTLTNVKQPSVKKVATMEEKSEYYKDVNIDGSDVVTMREETAIEMNIQYVPHQIKLRGFGQGMCESVGKRTLLLEIDGVKIEAVVLIVPNEAQQESMIVGQSALDQPGIRVTKENKMLTIENISRIEKTRCQNEYVNINSGIGCDEIQSVRDLVSHFDSVFSTNSCDIGTTDLVTMNIDLTSQDVVRCRPYRLPYAERESVKSMIDDLLKAGIIRESTSEYSSPVILVPKKDGSQRLCVDYRRLNAITRKSHVTMPSIDEQLDMLAGNK